The Carassius gibelio isolate Cgi1373 ecotype wild population from Czech Republic chromosome B9, carGib1.2-hapl.c, whole genome shotgun sequence genome includes a region encoding these proteins:
- the LOC127964326 gene encoding telomere-associated protein RIF1 isoform X3, with amino-acid sequence MMAAVPLSSASLLPLLECLEDEAAGLSEKTDAYITIANRLNGEEGRQFLPVAVKHFARLSKVLLVHISSENEELCQAALQALGFCVFHSHIVSVIPANISEDILSTLCNVVVKSKEKFTCTRALWVISKQNFPPEVASKKTPEILKSLEAMQTREVQSILIEHESLNVIIRLLEQAPSQMTAGAVCWAKLVIPLVVHSANKVRLRAAAALELGLPLLLEKQQEVAAIVEPMMSSMLIPEMQKLFTSKNEMNMLKLWPLFVRLLGKLLHKGGAFINSLLYLEELGFRNSSPNIKKIAFIAWKSLIDNFALNPDILCSSKRLKLLMQPLSSIQVRTEALLFTKLEVWWYLVVKLGANLSANFEQVGVPLLHNTLPSDSPLLSPTTPARTSNPSTGTPNTPKSGIPSCSTPSTTPRMNLNSSVQAAQSYRSIQLLGLEMLLHWLEGPEVTVTAARENLQLSLEPLTHPLFTSPSSFSRHASTLISAVKEGFITVGEHAPEALLSLIWSNLICSVSTAIEAGNKKERQGSEVLTMLLQALQSIVSSDALPAERALLLLEATVKGIPQKVLGSAAYQVANMDVLNGTPALFLILLFSKSSQLSSFLEDERFFSCLETLVSCGFCGPTSPLAFGEAVLGAISGSVEAVKNKKQLWRMWSTVVNHLTDTITQTNEVNQGDALEHNFSAIYSALMFPVIHLLTGSPLPQTSQKAMICTWSRLYKAFARCSALVATAEENICCEELCAKISACLDTDALKNLPMLDAVANILLILSESIDFSPYTPQFQQKMKFPRTPLRWVRKKSKALGNLSTFHNLLIQTLDAFLSMDLSKASVESTSGIGLMLVSNLSTLFTNITLPTFIQEVLSILTKPLAHLFQQFSSHEPSKLSATLGPKLEKLATDLLGCLQTQSTLHDDEMLAMLSPLLCVLFPHKSKQIRSVVMQFWNATFGNALTLTYSEPLRSVLSQAKQKTPLILPGFEAVDASEDCSGQYTGESSQLDPQISGVKMTSVGKRDSLLARAEEHKGRGSANAAKPVSVKLDFGSPKPLKRKAIEEEASVDFVFIPPETKERVLTEHQKEIKRTKRVDIPALYNNLDASLDTTAFTQFTQSQEESMGNLTKDEMDQPEEEADIQLKFPSPKEVATTEEPTTDVKLTQEGTGSVVETPEKTSQNKDQNNEKNQSPSSDISVDVSGHEKSGLEGTSPNVSGSSDMISGTPTKPNRRRQSFITLEKYVDGKSQSPASVAFTGLHIRKSSRLSSSKALEASPKDSQLQNTKVNSRKRSSTDPSAQNEEVTEKMLTGGQRGEGTDEEEDVVPDTQTQLSGDTSGDEKSPVSKASVEEQDSPEKDSQSLADSQASQEPRRSGRRRSKPVRPGEDPEEMKNQCQEQVADSMVTNTQNPILSPTISTLTGRRRSKVIEDGKVEDQLNNKGIKQELSKSNSQISSAGSSQALPQVPMFMLGNKEPSEILSSSDSSPVTRSDSQSKERLSALSESGSLSPGRPTRKTRVHLEESIDKEADENSQNDPHNAASTLKKKSSHTPVSDSEADSQQTAQTRRTRRSESQLLELAGSQTKDDLSPTDSQTPKIMKGRVMRRRTAEEKRDHSTRDATSTVNPEELSASQDSSEGLGRYRTRRSKGLLPPTDNQESENSDSQQDGPRPKKRPRKPLSTEVLPGATEHIVTEMVPDKEGVDVSMEMSEDEADIETSLNILVIETKELEQKYKEVPAPDDVPHEQITSEKDVKIKIRSELKTDTDEEVISEKPEDEELNSCSQIGLEDLNKKNNMPHKCPHTRGRGRGRRRSRSCNCFSNNRDVFSQDSDFQKSQDLKSEQVPLLTDAPNSQSEQSSSTSVAKKSESSEIAEVSDADVQPFSALPSQLPSEVFPSESPIAKLGVIVSQLSEAEGTHESSKPTGESNKDHLELPEAETKQLENSGCTGSQNHKEEGLENASVSQEPLQSSTPQDTSPSQGRPVEDAPICQEQLESSHVQQEDEVHPAMKESEDLAVSEPSGEKFMLPGESNGKELLDKDVALVEKDEDAQIDKQDLPVDPQEETSVPPESSTSGACLGSPPKPKPLDALSGALEPGQSPSKNRSCGWTPSASPSTSILKKGQKRTCEEDTPSPLHKSRRVSFATPIYHQELADDIDRRSPVIHTSSPRSKVLSGQSKISEMSQEPRPIAKDCVYPALVGCSAPIEAVLPQISSNMWSRGFGQLVRARNIKTVGDLSALTPSEIKSLPVRSPKLSNVRKALKTYHEQQRKGHFDDLKSFEEMEKMTSEPEEMELPQNQEDEQTPGEAQDDRPSEVEADSEPVAEKNKSCDLLSDVEALSGRLTSGELGHCSPDQLGLMHEHLSGMMRSIVTHMKSRLQSNLDDGLQ; translated from the exons ATGATGGCAGCAGTGCCTCTGTCTAGTGCCAGCCTCCTTCCTCTTCTGGAGTGTCTGGAAGATGAAGCAGCCGGGCTGTCAGAGAAGACAGATGCCTACATCACCATCGCAAA CCGCCTGAATGGAGAGGAAGGGCGTCAGTTTCTGCCTGTAGCTGTAAAACATTTTGCACGTCTTAGTAAAGTCCTTTTG gttcATATCTCCAGTGAGAACGAGGAGCTGTGTCAAGCCGCATTACAAGCTTTGGGATTCTGTGTTTTCCACTCACACATTGTTTCAGTCATACCAG CAAATATTTCAGAAGATATACTGTCAACGCTCTGTAATGTTGTGGTAAAATCAAAAGAGAAGTTTACGTGCACTCGAGCGTTATGGGTGATTTCAAAACAGAATTTCCCACCAGAAGTGGCATCCAAAAAG ACCCCAGAGATTCTGAAGAGTCTGGAGGCCATGCAGACCAGAGAGGTTCAGTCGATTCTCATTGAACATGAATCACTCAATGTCATCATAAG GTTGCTGGAGCAGGCCCCGTCTCAGATGACTGCTGGAGCCGTGTGTTGGGCCAAGCTGGTTATTCCTCTGGTGGTTCACTCGGCCAATAAAGTGCGCTTGCGTGCCGCAGCAGCCCTGGAGCTGGGCTTGCCTCTTCTTCTGGAGAAGCAACAAGAGGTGGCAGCCATTGTAGAGCCGATGATGTCTTCT ATGCTTATCCCTGAAATGCAGAAGCTGTTTACATCTAAAAATGAGATGAATATGCTGAAGCTCTGGCCCTTGTTTGTGAGACTTCTGGGGAAG TTGCTCCACAAAGGCGGTGCTTTCATTAATTCCTTGCTGTATTTAGAGGAGTTGGGTTTCCGCAACTCTTCTCCTAATATTAAGAAGATTGCCTTCATAGCTTGGAAGAGCCTCATTGATAATTTCGCCCTTAATCCag ATATCCTGTGCAGCAGCAAGCGTCTAAAGCTCCTCATGCAGCCCCTCAGTTCCATCCAAGTCAGGACTGAAGCCCTTCTGTTCACCAAGCTGGAGGTGTGGTGGTACCTTGTAGTCAAGCTCGGAGCCAACTTGTCCGCTAACTTTGAGCAG GTTGGTGTACCGCTACTGCACAACACACTTCCTTCTGATTCTCCTCTGCTGAGCCCGACTACACCTGCTCGAACCTCTAACCCAAGCACTGGCACCCCTAACACCCCTAAATCAG GCATTCCCTCCTGCAGCACACCAAGCACTACTCCTCGCATGAATCTAAACAGCAGTGTGCAGGCGGCTCAGTCCTACCGCTCCATTCAGCTCCTCGGTCTAGAGATGCTCCTGCACTGGCTTGAGGGTCCGGAGGTTACAGTCACAGCAGCTAGAGAAAATCTTCAGCTCAGTCTGG AGCCCCTGACGCACCCGCTCTTTACCAGCCCTTCCTCCTTCAGTAGACATGCCTCCACCCTCATATCAGCCGTCAAAGAAGGCTTCATTACTGTGGGAGAACATGCTCCAG AAGCACTGCTTAGTCTCATTTGGAGCAACCTGATCTGCTCTGTCAGCACAGCTATAGAAGCCG GTAATAAGAAGGAAAGACAGGGGTCAGAGGTTCTCACAATGCTTCTACAGGCTTTGCAGTCCATCGTGTCCTCTGATGCTCTGCCTGCTGAACGTGCCCTG CTTTTGCTGGAAGCCACTGTTAAGGGAATACCACAGAAGGTGCTCGGTTCCGCAGCTTATCAAGTGGCAAACATGGATGTGTTAAAT GGTACGCCTGCACTTTTCCTGATACTGCTGTTCTCCAAGAGTAGCCAGCTCTCATCCTTTCTTGAAGATGAGAG GTTTTTTTCATGCCTGGAAACCCTTGTGAGCTGTGGGTTTTGTGGACCTACATCGCCCCTGGCATTTGGAGAGGCTGTTTTAGGAGCGATTAGTGGGAGTGTGGAGGCTGTGAAGAACAAGAAACAGCTTTGGAGGATGTGGAGCACGGTGGTAAACCATCTGACGGACACCATCACTCAG ACCAATGAAGTGAATCAAGGAGATGCTCTGGAGCATAACTTCAGTGCCATTTACAGTGCCTTGATGTTCCCAGTTATTCACCTGCTGACTGGTTCACCCCTGCCCCAA ACCTCTCAGAAGGCCATGATCTGTACGTGGTCCAGGCTTTACAAGGCGTTTGCTCGCTGCTCAGCTTTGGTAGCCACAGCAGAGGAGAACATATGCTGTGAAGAGCTGTGTGCCAAGATCTCTGCCTGTCTCGACACCGACGCTCTGAAA aatCTGCCGATGTTGGATGCAGTGGCAAATATCTTGCTGATCCTCTCAGAGAGCATAGACTTCTCACCTTACACCCCACAGTTCCAGCAGAAGATGAAAT TTCCCCGTACACCTTTGAGATGGGTACGCAAGAAGAGCAAAGCTCTGGGGAATCTCTCGACCTTCCACAATCTCCTGATACAGACTCTAGATGCTTTCCTGTCTATGGACCTCTCCAAAGCATCTGTGGAGTCCACCAGTGGAATTGGCTTGATGCTGGTTTCTAACTTGTCAACCCTTTTCACTAATATCACTCTACCCACGTTCATTCAAGAGGTGCTGTCCATCCTCACCAAACCCCTCGCGCACCTTTTTCAACAGTTCTCCAG TCATGAACCATCAAAGCTCAGTGCGACACTAGGACCCAAG TTGGAGAAACTGGCCACAGACCTGCTTGGCTGCCTTCAGACACAATCAACTCTGCATGATGATGAGATGCTTGCTATGTTGTCGCCCTTGCTTTGTGTGCTTTTTCCGCACAAGAGCAAGCAAATTCGTTCTGTGGTCATGCAGTTCTGGAATGCCACCTTTGGAAATGCACTCACCTTGACTTACTCTGAGCCTCTCAG GTCTGTTTTAAGTCAGGCTAAGCAAAAGACTCCCCTGATTTTACCTGGTTTTGAAGCTGTTGATGCATCAGAAGATTGCAGCGGACAGTATACG GGTGAGAGTTCTCAGCTGGACCCACAGATCAGCGGGGTCAAGATGACCTCTGTGGGAAAGAGGGACTCTCTTCTGGCGAGGGCAGAAGAGCATAAAGGAAGAGGCTCTGCAAATGCAGCAAAGCCGGTGTCT GTAAAGCTGGATTTTGGATCACCCAAGCCCTTGAAGCGAAAAGCTATTGAGGAGGAGGCATCAgtggattttgtttttattccccCAGAGACAAAGGAGAGAGTACTAACTGAGCACCAAAAAGAGATTAAAAGAACTAAACG GGTTGACATTCCTGCACTGTATAATAATCTGGATGCCTCCCTGGACACTACAGCCTTTACACAGTTTACTCAGAGTCAGGAAGAGTCCAT GGGCAATTTGACAAAAGATGAAATGGATCAACCAGAGGAAGAGGCTGACATACAGCTAAAG TTTCCTTCCCCCAAGGAGGTTGCCACAACTGAGGAACCAACCACAGATGTTAAACTAACCCAAGAAGGCACCGGGTCAGTTGTAGAAACACCAGAGAAAACTTCACAAAATAAAGATCAAAATAATGAGAAGAATCAATCACCATCCAGTGACATCTCAGTTGATGTGAGTGGGCATGAGAAAAGTGGACTTGAGGGGACCAgccctaatgtttcaggttcatcTGATATGATATCAGGAACACCAACTAAACCCAATAGGAGGCGTCAGTCTTTCATAACCTTAGAGAAATATGTTGATGGGAAATCACAAAGTCCTGCAAGTGTTGCATTTACTGGTCTGCACATTCGCAAATCGAGTAGACTGAGTTCTTCAAAGGCATTGGAGGCTTCTCCAAAAGACTCGCAACTTCAGAATACAAAAGTGAACTCTCGAAAGAGGAGCAGCACTGACCCATCTGCTCAAAATGAGGAAGTAACAGAGAAGATGTTAACAGGAGGTCAACGAGGTGAAGGTACAGatgaagaagaggatgtggtCCCAGATACCCAGACCCAGTTATCTGGTGACACGTCAGGTGATGAGAAAAGTCCTGTGTCCAAAGCCAGTGTAGAGGAACAAGATTCCCCTGAAAAAGATTCACAGAGTCTTGCTGATTCTCAAGCTAGTCAAGAACCAAGAAGGTCAGGCAGACGGCGAAGTAAACCTGTACGCCCAGGGGAAGATCCAGAGGAGATGAAAAACCAATGTCAAGAACAAGTTGCAGATTCGATGGTGACAAATACACAGAATCCCATACTGTCTCCAACAATTAGCACTTTGACTGGAAGAAGGAGAAGTAAGGTTATTGAGGATGGTAAAGTTGAAGACCAGTTGAACAATAAAGGAATAAAACAAGAGCTTAGCAAAAGTAATTCACAGATTTCCTCTGCAGGATCTTCACAGGCACTTCCACAGGTTCCAATGTTTATGCTTGGTAATAAAGAGCCAAGTGAGATTCTGTCCTCTTCTGATAGTTCTCCTGTAACTCGGTCGGATAGCCAAAGCAAAGAGAGATTGTCTGCTCTCAGTGAGTCTGGAAGTCTGTCACCAGGTAGACCTACGAGGAAGACTAGAGTGCACCTTGAGGAATCAATAGACAAGGAGGCAGATGAAAACTCGCAAAACGATCCTCATAATGCTGCGTCCACTTTGAAAAAGAAATCTTCACATACACCCGTTTCCGATTCTGAGGCTGATAGCCAGCAAACTGCCCAAACGCGAAGAACAAGGAGATCTGAATCTCAATTACTGGAGTTGGCTGGTTCGCAGACCAAAGACGACTTAAGTCCGACAGACTCTCAAACACCGAAAATTATGAAGGGTAGAGTGATGCGAAGGAGAACTGCAGAAGAAAAGAGAGACCATAGTACTAGAGATGCCACATCAACCGTAAATCCTGAGGAGTTAAGTGCAAGCCAAGATTCCTCAGAAGGTCTTGGTAGATACAGAACTCGACGCTCTAAAGGTTTGTTGCCTCCTACCGACAACCAAGAGTCTGAAAACTCTGATAGCCAACAAGATGGACCAAGGCCTAAAAAGAGACCACGGAAACCATTATCCACAGAGGTGCTGCCAGGTGCCACAGAGCACATAGTTACCGAGATGGTGCCAGATAAGGAGGGTGTTGATGTTTCAATGGAGATGTCAGAGGATGAGGCAGATATTGAAActagtttaaatattttagtcattGAGACCAAAGAACTTGAGCAAAAGTACAAAGAGGTCCCTGCCCCTGATGATGTACCCCATGAACAGATTACCTCGGAAAAAGATGTCAAAATTAAGATCAGATCTGAACTGAAGACTGATACAGATGAGGAGGTCATTAGTGAGAAACCGGAAGATGAAGAATTGAATTCATGTTCACAGATTGGATTGGAAGATTTAAACAAGAAGAATAACATGCCGCATAAATGCCCACATACCAGGGGAAGGGGCCGTGGGCGTAGACGATCTAGAAGTTGCAACTGCTTTTCAAACAACCGTGATGTGTTCTCACAGGACAGTGACTTCCAAAAATCACAGGATCTGAAAAGTGAACAGGTTCCACTTTTAACTGATGCCCCGAACTCTCAATCTGAGCAGTCAAGCTCTACATCTGTAGCAAAGAAAAGTGAGAGCTCAGAAATTGCAGAAGTCTCAGATGCTGATGTTCAGCCATTTTCAGCCTTGCCCTCGCAACTCCCATCTGAGGTATTCCCTTCTGAAAGTCCCATTGCAAAGCTTGGTGTAATTGTTTCTCAGCTCTCTGAAGCAGAAGGAACACATGAATCATCCAAACCAACAGGTGAATCAAACAAGGACCATCTAGAGCTCCCAGAGGCAGAAACAAAGCAGTTGGAGAATTCTGGGTGCACAGGTAGTCAAAATCACAAAGAAGAGGGATTGGAAAATGCTTCAGTAAGTCAAGAACCTCTGCAGAGTTCGACACCTCAAGACACATCTCCAAGTCAAGGTCGCCCAGTGGAAGATGCACCTATATGCCAAGAACAGCTAGAGTCTTCCCATGTCCAGCAGGAGGATGAAGTTCACCCAGCAATGAAGGAAAGTGAAGACCTTGCTGTTTCCGAGCCCAGTGGAGAAAAGTTTATGCTGCCAGGAGAGTCAAATGGCAAAGAACTGCTTGACAAGGATGTTGCTCTTGTTGAGAAGGATGAAGATGCTCAGATAGACAAACAGGATCTTCCTGTGGACCCACAGGAGGAGACGTCTGTACCCCCTGAAAGTAGTACCTCTGGAGCCTGCTTAGGTTCACCACCCAAGCCTAAACCTTTGGACGCTCTTAGTGGTGCACTGGAGCCTGGCCAGAGTCCGAGCAAAAACCGATCTTGTGGCTGGACTCCATCTGCATCTCCATCCACCAGTATTCTGAAGAAGGGGCAGAAGAGAACATGTGAAGAGGATACACCCTCCCCTCTTCATAAG TCTCGTCGAGTGTCTTTTGCAACTCCAATTTATCATCAAGAACTGGCTGATGATATTGATCGACGTAGTCCAGTTATTCACACAAGCTCACCTAGGTCAAAAGTCTTGAGTGGACAATCGAAG ATTTCAGAAATGAGCCAGGAGCCACGTCCTATTGCTAAAGATTGTGTTTATCCAGCACTTGTGGGCTGCTCTGCCCCTATAGAGGCTGTTTTACCACAGATATCCTCCAACATGTG gTCTCGTGGCTTTGGTCAGCTTGTTAGAGCAAGAAACATCAAAACGGTTGGAGACCTGAGTGCCCTTACCCCAAGTGAAATTAAGTCTCTTCCTGTTCGCTCGCCTAAGCTTTCCAATGTGAGGAAAGCACTTAAAACCTATCATGAACAGCAG AGAAAAGGGCATTTTGATGACCTAAAGAGTTTTGAGGAAATGGAGAAAATGACGTCTGAGCCTGAAGAGATGGAGCTTCCTCAAAACCAAGAGGACGAGCAAACACCAGGAGAGGCTCAAG ATGACAGACCATCAGAAGTGGAAGCAGATTCAGAACCAGTGGCTGAGAAGAACAAATCTTGTGATTTGCTCTCAGATGTTGAAGCCCTTAGTGGACGCCTAACTTCAGGGGAGCTTGGTCACTGCTCACCTGACCAGCTGGGCCTGATGCACGAACATCTGAGCGGAATGATGAGAAGCATTGTGACCCACATGAAGTCCCGCTTGCAGAGTAATCTTGATGATGGCTTGCAATGA